The Clostridia bacterium DNA segment GGCCGTCGTCGACATCCGCGGCCGCGTCTTCTTTGACGACGCGCTCCAGGCCCTGGGCGAGCTCGACCGGCTCGGCTTCCCGTACCAGATCCTCTTTCTCGAAGCTTCGGACGAGGTGCTCGTCGCGCGGTTCAAGGAGACGCGCCGGCCGCATCCCCTGGCCCCGGACGGGCGGCTTCTTGAGGGCATCCGCGCCGAGCGCCGGCGCTTGGAGACGCTGCGCGGCCGCGCCTCGTGGATCCTCGACACCTCCGACTTCCGGCCGCGGGACCTCCGAGAGCACGTCAAGCAGCTGTTCAGCGGCGGGGAGCGCGACATCCTCATCTCCATCGTCTCGTTCGGGTTCAAGCACGGCCTGCCGCGGGACGCGGACCTGGTCCTGGACGTGCGCTTCCTGCCGAACCCGTACTACGTGCCTTCGCTGCGGCCGCTGCCGGGCACGGACCGGCAGGTGGAGGAGTACGTCCTGTCGTGGCCGGCCACGCAGGCGTTCCTCGACCTCGTCAAGCCGCTGCTCGACTTTCTCGTCCCGCAATACGTGGCGGAAGGGAAGTCGCAGCTGACCATCGCCGTCGGCTGCACGGGCGGGCGCCACCGCTCCGTGGTCGTGGCGAACGCACTTGCGGAATACCTGCGCCGGGGCAACCGCGCGGTCGTCGTGGAGCACCGCGACTGCGACCTGGTCGAGACGGGGAACCACGCGTGAAGTTCGCGGCATGGCTGTTCCCCGGGCTGGGCGTCAAACGATGGCTGCTGGCGGTGTCCGCGGGCGTCCTGCTGCTCGGGCTGGGGCTGGGCCTGGCGCTGAACACGGATGTCCTTGCGCTCGCGGACGCGATCGTCTCCCAGGTGGTGCTCGCGCTCACGGGGACGGTGCTCCCGCCGCGCGCGGTCGGCGTGCTGATCGCCGCGGCCGGGCTGGCGCTCTTCGTTTTCGGGGCGCGCGGGGCCGTCCGCTCGATCCTCAACGCCGTCGCGCCCGGGGAAGTGGAGGGGCTCGCCGAGCGCGTCTACGAGCGGCGCTACCTGGCGCGCGGGCCGCGCGTGGTGGCGCTGGGCGGCGGGACGGGCCTGTCGACGCTGCTCCACGGGATCAAGGAGTACACCTACAACGTCACGGCGGTCGTCACCGTCACCGACGACGGCGGCAGCTCCGGCCGCCTGCGCGGGGAACTCGGCATCCTGCCGCCGGGAGACATCCGCAACGTGCTCGTCGCGCTCGCGGACACGGAACCGCTCATGGAACGGCTGTTCCAGCACCGCTTCGGCCGCGGCCAGCTGAAGGGCCACACCCTCGGCAACCTGTTCATCGGCGCGCTGGCGGAGCTGCTTGGAAGCTTCGAGGAGGCGCTGCGCGCGTCGAGCCGCGTCCTCGCCGTGCGCGGGGAAGTGCTGCCCTCCACCGTGGACGACGTCCGCCTCGTCGCCACCTTCCCCGGCGGCCACGAGGTGGCGGGGGAGACGCGCATCGCGGAGGAGGGGCGGACGCGGGGACGGATCGTCGCGCTGCGCCTGGACCCGCCCGACTGCCGCCCCGTTCCGGCCGCGCTCGACGCCATCGCCGCCGCGGACGTGATCCTCATCGGCCCCGGCAGCCTCTACACGAGCATCGCGCCGAACCTGCTCGTGCCCGGCGTGGCGGAGGCCATCCGGCGCTCGCCGGCCTACAAGGTGTTCGTCGTCAACGTCATGACGCAGCCGGGCGAGACGATCGGCTTCACCGCGCTGGATCACTATGAGGCCGTCGAGTCGTGGCTGGGCCGGGGCGTGATCGACGCGGTCGTCGTCAACACCGGCCGCATCGCGGAGGAACGGCTGCGCGGGTACCGGAGCGAGCAGGCCGCACCGGTCGAGCCCAGCCTGGAGGCGCTGGCTTCGCGCGGCGTGAAGGTCATCAGCGGCGACCTCGTCACCGCGGAAGGCCTCGTGCGCCACGACTCGCACAAGCTCGCGCGGGTGATCATGGGCGAGGTCCTGCGCGCGGCGCTGAAGGACAGCTCGCGCCTCGTCGAGCGGCTCGTCCTGGCCGAACGCCTGGGACGCGTCCCGCGCCGCAGGAAGGGACGACGGCCGTGAAGCGACTGCGCGCACGGGGAAGCCGCGTCCGCTCCACGTTCTCCGCCGAGGCCAAGGTCCAGCTGGCGCACGACCTGCCCGAGGGGCGACAGGAACGGCGCGCCCTGCTCGCCGGCCTCGCGCTGAGCGCCGGAAGCCTGCACCTGCGCGCCGGCGAGCGGGTCGTGGCGGTGCGCAGCGACCTGCCGGCCGTGGCGCGGGTCGCCGTCTCGCTGCTCAAGGAAGAGGGCCTTGCCACCCGCGTGCTGCGCCGCCGCGGGGCCACGTCACGCCTTCGCGTCGAAGGCGTCGGCGCGGCGGTCGAGACCCTGCTCGCCGCTTGGGAGTTTCTTCCCGGCGACGGCGGGCTTGGGGGCCTGCTTCGCACGCGAGCGGCGAAACGAGCCTTTCTCCGCGGGCTCTTTCTCGGCTCCGGGTCCGTGTCCGACCCGCACGCCAGCCCGCACTTGGAGATTGTGCTGGCGCATGAGGGAGCCGTACACTGGGCGCGGTTCGCGTTGCGCGCGTTCGGCCTGCGGCCGCACGTCACGAGGCGGCGCGGCGCGTTCTGCCTGTACCTGAAGGGCGCCGGCGACATCGCCGAGTTCCTGCGCGTTGTGGGCGCTTCCTCGTCGCTCCTCGCTCTTGAGGAGATCCGCGCGGAGCGCGAGGTCCGCAACCGCGTGAACCGCCTCGTCAACGCCGAGACGGCCAACATGGAAAAGGCCGCGGAGGCGGCCGCCGGCCAGATTGAAGCGATCCGCGCGATCGTCGCGGCGCGGGGCTGGGAGGGCATCCCCCGAAAATTGCGAGAGTTAGCGCGGTTGAGATTGGAGTATCCTGAAGCGAGCTTGAGGGAGCTGGGCGCGCTGTGCGAGCCAGCCCTCGGCAAGTCCAGCGTAAGTTACCGCATGCGCCAGCTGGTCCAACTGAAGGAAGCCCTTGTGAACCGGCGAACCAAGGAACACGGGCGCGTTGGAGAGGACGGTGCAGGCTCATGATCGACCCGGTGAGGATCGGCGCGCGGGCGGAAACCGTCGATCCGGCATCGCTCCTCCAACGTGTCGCCGAGCCGCTGCGGGCGGTGGAGGCGGAGATCGAGGACATCCTCCGCTCGCAGGACGCGTTCATGTTCGAGGTCGCGACGCACCTCTTGCGAAGCGGCGGCAAGCGGCTGCGTCCGGCGCTGCTCCTCTTGAGCGTCGAAGCCTGCGGCGCGCAGCCGGCGGCGTTCACGCGCGTCGGCGCGGCCCTGGAGTGCGTGCACATGGCCACGCTGGTGCACGACGATGTCGTCGACCACGCCGACCTGCGCCGCGGGGTGCCCACCGTTCACCGCAAGTGGGGCACGCGCGTCGGCGTGCTGGCGGGCGACTACCTCTTCGCGCGGGCCTTCGCCACGCTGGCCCAGGTGGGCGACAACCGCGTGGTGCAACTCATGGCGAAGGTCGTGTACGAGATGTCGGCCGGCGAGATCGAGCAGCAGCGTCGCGCCTTCGACCTGAACCAGACGACCGACGACTACTTCCGGCGCATATACCAGAAAACCGGCTGTTTCATCGCGGAGTGCTGCCGGCTCGGCGGTGTGCTCACCGGCGCCGGCGAGGAAGCCGAGGAAGCGCTGCGCCAGTTCGGCTACGGCGTGGGCATGGGCTACCAGATCGTGGACGACGTCCTCGATTTCACCTCCAGCACCGGCACGCTCGGCAAGCCGGTCGCCAGCGACCTGCGCTCGGGCGTTCTCACGCTGCCGGTGCTGTACGCGCTCTCGCGGCGCGACACCGGTCCCCGCTTGAGGGAGGCGCTTGCAAACGTGCCCTGGGGCGACGCCGAGCTCGACGTCGTCCAGGAGTGCCTCGAGGACTGCGGAGCGCTGCGGTACTCTTATGGCGTGGCCCGCCGGTTGACGGAAGAGGGCCGCCGGGCGCTCGCGGCGCTCCCGCCAAGCCCGGCGCGGGACGCCCTCGACGGCCTCGCGCAAGCGCTGATCGACCGCGTCTTCTAGGACGCCCCGCAAGGAGGTTGCGATGAGCATCCAGGACGGACCGATCGTCCGGCGCCCGCGCATTCCCGACGTCACGATCAAGCGCCTGCCCATCTATTTGCGGGCGCTGGACCGCATGCGCGAGCAGGGCGTGGACATCGTGTCCTCGGCCGAGCTGGCCCGCCAGACCGGGTTCACGTCGGAGCAGATCCGCAAGGATCTGGCGTACTTCGGCGCGTTCGGCACGCGTGGCGTCGGCTACAGCGTGGCCGTGCTCTCGGACCGCATCCGCCGCATCCTCGGCCTGCACCGGGTGGTGCCGGCGGCGCTCGTCGGCGCCGGCCATCTGGGTACGGCGCTCGCGCGCTACAACCTCACACGCGCGCAGGCGGTGCGCATCGTCGCCGTCTTCGACGCCGACCCGGAGAAGGTCGGCGCGCACATCGAGAGCGTGCCGATCTCGCCGATGGACGTCATGGAAGACGTCGTGCGCGAAAAGGGGATTCGCCTGGCGATCCTTACGGTGCCGGCGTCGGTCGCGCAGACCGTCGCAGAGCGGCTGGTGCGAGCCGGCGTCGAGGCCATCCTCAACTTCGCGCCGGCGCAGTTGCGCCTGCCGCCCGCCGTGCAGGTGCAGCCCATCGACCTGAGCCTTGAGCTGGAAAGTCTCTCATACTACGTCGCGGGAGAGCGCGTTTCGGGTTGACGCGAGCCGGATAGGAGGGACGCGATGCTGAAGGATCTGGCCGGTCTGACGCTTGCGCAGGTCGTGTTGGCCGTGCTGGACATCAGCATCGTCGCCTACCTGTTCTACCGCGTCTTCCTCCTCGTCCGCGGCACGCGCGCCACGCAGCTGATGCG contains these protein-coding regions:
- the rapZ gene encoding RNase adapter RapZ, translating into MASELRLVIITGLSGAGKTQAIRAFEDLEFFCVDNLPPALLPRFAELCAAPGTGIDQVAAVVDIRGRVFFDDALQALGELDRLGFPYQILFLEASDEVLVARFKETRRPHPLAPDGRLLEGIRAERRRLETLRGRASWILDTSDFRPRDLREHVKQLFSGGERDILISIVSFGFKHGLPRDADLVLDVRFLPNPYYVPSLRPLPGTDRQVEEYVLSWPATQAFLDLVKPLLDFLVPQYVAEGKSQLTIAVGCTGGRHRSVVVANALAEYLRRGNRAVVVEHRDCDLVETGNHA
- the yvcK gene encoding uridine diphosphate-N-acetylglucosamine-binding protein YvcK translates to MARGPRVVALGGGTGLSTLLHGIKEYTYNVTAVVTVTDDGGSSGRLRGELGILPPGDIRNVLVALADTEPLMERLFQHRFGRGQLKGHTLGNLFIGALAELLGSFEEALRASSRVLAVRGEVLPSTVDDVRLVATFPGGHEVAGETRIAEEGRTRGRIVALRLDPPDCRPVPAALDAIAAADVILIGPGSLYTSIAPNLLVPGVAEAIRRSPAYKVFVVNVMTQPGETIGFTALDHYEAVESWLGRGVIDAVVVNTGRIAEERLRGYRSEQAAPVEPSLEALASRGVKVISGDLVTAEGLVRHDSHKLARVIMGEVLRAALKDSSRLVERLVLAERLGRVPRRRKGRRP
- the whiA gene encoding DNA-binding protein WhiA — encoded protein: MKRLRARGSRVRSTFSAEAKVQLAHDLPEGRQERRALLAGLALSAGSLHLRAGERVVAVRSDLPAVARVAVSLLKEEGLATRVLRRRGATSRLRVEGVGAAVETLLAAWEFLPGDGGLGGLLRTRAAKRAFLRGLFLGSGSVSDPHASPHLEIVLAHEGAVHWARFALRAFGLRPHVTRRRGAFCLYLKGAGDIAEFLRVVGASSSLLALEEIRAEREVRNRVNRLVNAETANMEKAAEAAAGQIEAIRAIVAARGWEGIPRKLRELARLRLEYPEASLRELGALCEPALGKSSVSYRMRQLVQLKEALVNRRTKEHGRVGEDGAGS
- a CDS encoding polyprenyl synthetase family protein; the encoded protein is MIDPVRIGARAETVDPASLLQRVAEPLRAVEAEIEDILRSQDAFMFEVATHLLRSGGKRLRPALLLLSVEACGAQPAAFTRVGAALECVHMATLVHDDVVDHADLRRGVPTVHRKWGTRVGVLAGDYLFARAFATLAQVGDNRVVQLMAKVVYEMSAGEIEQQRRAFDLNQTTDDYFRRIYQKTGCFIAECCRLGGVLTGAGEEAEEALRQFGYGVGMGYQIVDDVLDFTSSTGTLGKPVASDLRSGVLTLPVLYALSRRDTGPRLREALANVPWGDAELDVVQECLEDCGALRYSYGVARRLTEEGRRALAALPPSPARDALDGLAQALIDRVF
- a CDS encoding redox-sensing transcriptional repressor Rex → MSIQDGPIVRRPRIPDVTIKRLPIYLRALDRMREQGVDIVSSAELARQTGFTSEQIRKDLAYFGAFGTRGVGYSVAVLSDRIRRILGLHRVVPAALVGAGHLGTALARYNLTRAQAVRIVAVFDADPEKVGAHIESVPISPMDVMEDVVREKGIRLAILTVPASVAQTVAERLVRAGVEAILNFAPAQLRLPPAVQVQPIDLSLELESLSYYVAGERVSG